The nucleotide window TCGGCTTGGGATCGGACCTCGTCCTGGTCGAGCGCAGCAGCTTCTACCGGCCATAGGACGGCCCAGGCCACGAGGCTGAAGATTCCGACCAGGCATACCGGCCTGTTTCCCATCGCCGCCTTACCTCCCGTTGCCGCCGCTTCGAGCTGCCGGAGCGACGGTTCGAATACCGAGCCATTCCAATGCGTCCCTCGTGTCCCGGTCTCCAATCCGAAGTTCCCCTTGTGACACGACCAGTCGGATTTCGCCCGGCGCCGGAGGGGGCATGATGATGGGGGCGGCGAGAACGGAGAACATGCAGAGGGAGAATCGAGGAGGCCAGCGCGTTGGGCGAGCGGTCATAGCGTCACCCCGATCATGCGGACTTGCGGATCATGGGAGAGGAAGCGTCAGGAGGCACCGAACGTGTTGAGCATAACATCCGCACGCCCGTTAGGAAAGCCGTGCCGCCGGAATCCCGGCGCCCGACTCGGCGGCTTGCCTTCCTGAAATTTCGCATGCTAAGGTACGATTTTCATTTTTTGAGTCTCAGGAGGCGAAACTCGCATCATGTCCTACCCGCGAATCCTCTTGATCGGTGTCGCGCTAGCGTTGTTCGTTCTTGAAACGGCTTCCGCAACCTCGAAGCCCTCAGGAGCATCCCTGGTGCCGGGAACGCCTCCACCCGCCCCACTCACCGAACACGTGATCCTGTTCGTGCTGGAAGGGTTCAGTCACCATTCGCTCACAGGCGGCACGATGCCGACCCTGAACCGCCTGGTTAAGGAAGGCTCGGTGACGTGGTCTGCGACCTCGGTCAAGCCGGCGCTGCGCCTGCCGACCATGGCGTCGTTGATCACCGGCATGCCCGTCGAAAAACACGGCATTACATGGAATGTGTTTGAGTTCAGTCGCGGTTACCCGCGGGCTCCCAGCGTCTTCGACTATCTCGACCTGAGCGGCGGCCGCGACAGCGCGATCTTTTTCATGGACGAGGCCCTCTATCAGCTCGCCAGGCCGGAGCCGTATACCGACTATCAGATGTGTGGACCGCTGAAGCCGGAGTGTAACCCGGATCGACTGGTGTCCTATATCAAGCAGTATTTTAAGAAGGCGACCAGCGGCCACGGGTACGGTCATGCGATCCTGTCGCTGCCGCATTTCTTGGTCGTGCATCTTCCGGAAGCCGGTCGGGTCGGCGCGGCCCGCGGTTGGGAATCGAAGGAATATCGCGAAGCGCTGCGGACGGTGGACAAAGCGATGGCCTCCGTTCTCGACCTGTACAAGGAGCAGGGGCTCTTGAAACGTACGACCATATTCGTTACGTCGTTGAGCGAGGAAGGCAGGGACGCGAGTCAGAAAGAAGCAGACGGCGTGACCCCGGTCGTTCCCTGGATCGCCTCCGGAGTTG belongs to Nitrospira sp. and includes:
- a CDS encoding alkaline phosphatase family protein — translated: MSYPRILLIGVALALFVLETASATSKPSGASLVPGTPPPAPLTEHVILFVLEGFSHHSLTGGTMPTLNRLVKEGSVTWSATSVKPALRLPTMASLITGMPVEKHGITWNVFEFSRGYPRAPSVFDYLDLSGGRDSAIFFMDEALYQLARPEPYTDYQMCGPLKPECNPDRLVSYIKQYFKKATSGHGYGHAILSLPHFLVVHLPEAGRVGAARGWESKEYREALRTVDKAMASVLDLYKEQGLLKRTTIFVTSLSEEGRDASQKEADGVTPVVPWIASGVGIKQGHAIHQPVSIIDTGATVMRSLGLQTHTEWESRSVEEIFQYAFIPAEPNSSVPQ